The Elaeis guineensis isolate ETL-2024a chromosome 13, EG11, whole genome shotgun sequence genome includes a region encoding these proteins:
- the LOC105056739 gene encoding sphinganine C4-monooxygenase 2-like, translated as MDFVPASDEVLGIFVPIAVYWIYSGIYMILGSLEKYRLHSKKDEDIKNLVSKREVAKGVLLQQLLQAAIALLVFRLGRDESTTTSNVQTPITVIVKQFFIGMFVIDTWQYFWHRYMHLNKYLYRHIHSWHHRLVVPYAFGSQYNHPLEGFILDTLGGALAFVLSGMTPRTSIFFFSFSTMKGIDDHCGLWLPGNIFHMFFWNNTAYHDVHHQLYGNKYNFSQPFFITWDKILGTHMPYTLEKRAGGGLEARPTKR; from the exons ATGGATTTTGTTCCTGCTTCTGATGAGGTTTTGGGCATTTTTGTGCCAATTGCCGTTTACTGGATCTATTCGGGTATATACATGATCCTTGGCTCCCTCGAGAAGTATCGGTTACACTCGAAGAAAGATGAAGACATCAAGAACTTGGTCTCAAAGCGTGAGGTTGCTAAAGGGGTTCTTCTTCAACAACTATTGCAGGCTGCCATTGCCCTCCTTGTTTTTAGG CTCGGTAGAGATGAGAGCACGACCACCTCAAATGTTCAAACTCCAATCACTGTGATTGTGAAACAGTTCTTCATCGGTATGTTTGTTATCGATACATGGCAATACTTCTGGCACAGGTACATGCACCTCAACAAGTACTTGTACCGGCACATCCACTCTTGGCACCACCGGCTCGTCGTCCCCTATGCCTTTGGGAGCCAGTATAACCATCCATTGGAGGGGTTCATCTTGGACACCCTCGGTGGAGCCCTGGCTTTCGTCTTATCGGGCATGACACCTCGAacgtccatcttcttcttctccttctccaccATGAAAGGTATCGACGATCATTGCGGGCTGTGGCTTCCAGGGAATATATTCCACATGTTCTTCTGGAATAACACAGCATACCATGATGTCCACCACCAGCTCTATGGCAACAAGTACAACTTCTCTCAGCCATTCTTCATCACCTGGGATAAAATTCTCGGAACTCACATGCCTTACACCCTGGAGAAGAGAGCCGGTGGAGGCCTGGAAGCAAGACCAACAAAACGCTAG